The following coding sequences are from one Diadema setosum chromosome 9, eeDiaSeto1, whole genome shotgun sequence window:
- the LOC140232866 gene encoding neuronal acetylcholine receptor subunit alpha-6-like: MANGRELGPQDNLTATIFGQYNKYNPPSHNESTRVKMGVILRSVANLFWTDPRLAWNESNFDGIDVLRLPASQLWIPDIVLYNSVAEWETLSPVHVLAYPDGIVYYIAPLSVKSWCEMNLAKYPYDVQPSDPALDLLDLVPNPRWEVVDTSVVRHVKKYNCCLESFVDLSVSVILRRRHPDSFIASSVIAAWMILITFVIAPPSSGERIIFSAFIFISLIILSISLSGSVPSYTSTSLGRFLVFGLMMTAMITVLMAVSYGMFPRPELSIVKEGLQTTQDLLNERRRRYFRLLDLGAMIVTVVLLSIMTGALFAS, from the exons ATGGCAAATGGTCGAG AGCTTGGCCCACAAGACAATCTGACGGCCACAATATTCGGCCAGTACAACAAGTACAACCCGCCCTCACACAACGAATCGACGAGGGTCAAAATGGGAGTCATTCTGCGTAGTGTGGCGAACTTG TTCTGGACCGATCCCAGATTGGCGTGGAACGAATCCAACTTCGACGGCATCGACGTGCTTCGGTTACCGGCATCACAGCTATGGATACCAGACATCGTTCTCTACAACAG cGTTGCTGAATGGGAGACGTTGTCTCCGGTCCATGTGTTGGCCTATCCTGACGGCATTGTGTATTACATCGCTCCACTTAGTGTGAAATCGTGGTGCGAGATGAACCTCGCAAAATATCCGTACGACGTCCAG CCGTCCGACCCCGCCCTCGATCTCCTAGACCTCGTACCGAACCCGAGATGGGAGGTGGTCGACACATCGGTCGTGCGACATGTCAAGAAGTACAACTGCTGCCTCGAGTCCTTCGTCGACCTCTCCGTCTCCGTGATCCTCCGCCGACGCCATCCCGACAGCTTCATCGCATCGTCCGTCATTGCCGCGTGGATG ATCCTTATCACCTTCGTGATCGCCCCGCCCTCGTCCGGGGAAAGGATCATCTTCTCCGCGTTCATATTCATCTCGCTGATCATCCTGTCGATATCGCTCAGCGGTTCGGTGCCGTCGTATACGTCCACGAGCCTTGGGCGATTCCTGGTCTTCGGATTGATGATGACGGCGATGATCACGGTGCTGATGGCTGTGAGTTACGGCATGTTCCCGAGACCGGAGTTAAGCATCGTAAAGGAGGGCCTTCAGACGACGCAG GATCTCTTGAATGAACGCAGACGACGATACTTCCGATTGCTCGATCTTGGCGCTATGATCGTCACCGTCGTGCTTCTCTCGATCATGACTGGTGCCCTCTTTGCTTCGTGA
- the LOC140232870 gene encoding D(2) dopamine receptor A-like: MASLRLAVGGIAVGLGVPGNLLIAVVFGRRKEKNATDVAIITLALVDLFSCLSLATKAVTYPLHGPADWTCILKSMVVQTNLYSALFITLSLAVYRYVAVLHPFSRMIVARRAWLISATCILLATLVQIPLVFTATSKKKGKIYVCDTYGYDPKARQFYVIFPALIFLFSLLAIMILYARVYHAIREQQKLREQMITGNVTVSTITAYPSSGADMDKSPVTRPKDISVALNTHGYFVSLDDTNISRAGGCEETKSKTDHGLGELVGPNAVVSTTRIPPSRACENKTAGVLVTKPVAKQRRQADHKTTQMLMFITIIFFICWLPSVALRMIPPEPKQLFAKRVPHALTAINVLLQLKHCNHFINVFVYLIVNRKFRQGCVEYLRCGQ, translated from the coding sequence ATGGCAAGTCTTCGGCTCGCTGTCGGCGGGATTGCCGTCGGGCTGGGCGTTCCGGGCAACCTTCTCATTGCCGTCGTCTTCGGCCGGCGAAAGGAGAAAAACGCAACGGATGTCGCCATCATCACTCTCGCTCTCGTCGACCTCTTCAGCTGCCTGTCGTTGGCGACGAAAGCCGTCACGTATCCGCTCCACGGTCCCGCTGACTGGACATGTATCCTCAAATCCATGGTGGTGCAGACAAACCTTTACTCGGCCTTGTTCATCACCCTTTCACTCGCAGTGTATCGCTACGTAGCGGTGTTGCATCCTTTTTCCAGAATGATTGTGGCTCGAAGGGCGTGGCTCATCTCGGCCACTTGCATCCTCCTTGCAACCCTTGTCCAGATTCCCCTCGTCTTCACCGCCACCTccaagaaaaagggaaaaatctACGTCTGCGATACGTACGGGTATGATCCGAAGGCGCGACAATTTTACGTCATATTTCCTGCGCTCATATTCTTGTTTTCGCTCTTGGCGATCATGATTCTGTACGCTAGAGTGTACCATGCCATTAGAGAACAGCAAAAACTTCGAGAGCAAATGATAACAGGTAACGTAACCGTTTCAACCATCACTGCATACCCAAGTAGCGGCGCTGACATGGACAAGTCGCCAGTCACCCGTCCAAAAGACATTTCGGTTGCATTAAACACGCAtggatattttgtttcattggaTGACACAAACATATCCCGTGCTGGTGGCTGTGAGGAGACAAAATCTAAAACAGACCATGGACTAGGGGAACTGGTCGGCCCCAACGCCGTTGTAAGTACAACACGTATCCCACCTTCACGTGCCTGTGAAAACAAAACAGCTGGCGTCCTTGTTACCAAACCTGTTGCTAAGCAACGGCGTCAAGCGGACCACAAGACAACCCAGATGCTGAtgtttatcactatcatcttCTTCATTTGTTGGCTCCCGTCCGTGGCACTTCGGATGATCCCTCCGGAACCTAAGCAACTTTTCGCCAAGCGTGTGCCCCACGCCCTGACCGCAATCAACGTCTTGTTGCAGCTGAAACACTGCAATCACTTCATCAACGTGTTCGTTTACCTGATTGTCAACCGAAAGTTCCGTCAAGGATGTGTCGAATATCTTCGATGTGGACAATAA
- the LOC140232868 gene encoding prolactin-releasing peptide receptor-like produces the protein MVYDNHTLLVAVGSLAVGLGVPGNLLIAVVFGRRKEKNATDVAIITLAVVDLFSCLSLAMKAVMYPLHGPADWTCIAKSMVVQTNLYSALFITLSLAMYRYVAVLHPFSRMIVARRAWLISAACVLLATLVQIPLIFTATSKKRGDAYACDTYGYDPKARQFYVIFPALIFLLSLFAIMNLYARVYHAIREQQKLREQMITGNANVSTIDPASQCSGTDTYKSPVTRPKDISIALNTHGYLVSSDDTNISRSGGCKENTPKTNHGLVELVGPNAVVSTTRIPPSSACDNKLVGVLATKSVAKQRRHADHKTTQMLMFITIIFFICWLPSVALRMIPPEPKQLFAKRVPHALTAINVLVQLKHCNHFINVFVYLIVNRKFRQGCVEYLRCGQ, from the coding sequence ATGGTATATGATAACCACACTCTTCTGGTCGCTGTCGGCAGCCTCGCCGTCGGGTTGGGCGTACCGGGCAACCTTCTCATCGCCGTCGTCTTCGGCCGGCGAAAGGAGAAAAACGCAACAGATGTTGCCATCATCACTCTCGCTGTCGTCGACCTCTTCAGCTGCCTGTCGTTGGCGATGAAAGCAGTCATGTATCCGCTCCACGGTCCCGCTGACTGGACATGTATCGCAAAATCCATGGTAGTGCAGACAAACCTTTACTCGGCCCTGTTCATCACCCTTTCACTCGCAATGTATCGCTACGTGGCGGTGTTGCATCCTTTTTCCAGAATGATTGTGGCTCGACGGGCGTGGCTCATCTCCGCCGCTTGCGTCCTCCTTGCAACCCTCGTCCAGATTCCCCTCATCTTCACCGCCACCTCCAAGAAGCGGGGAGACGCTTACGCCTGCGACACTTACGGGTATGATCCGAAGGCGCGACAATTTTACGTCATATTTCCCGCGCTCATATTCTTGCTTTCGCTCTTTGCGATCATGAATCTGTACGCTAGAGTGTACCATGCCATTAGAGAACAACAAAAACTCCGAGAGCAAATGATAACAGGTAACGCAAACGTTTCAACCATCGATCCTGCATCTCAATGTAGTGGCACTGACACGTACAAATCGCCAGTCACCCGTCCAAAAGACATTTCGATTGCATTAAACACGCATGGATATCTGGTTTCATCGGATGACACAAACATATCCCGTTCTGGTGGCTGTAAAGAGAACACACCTAAAACAAACCATGGACTAGTGGAACTGGTCGGCCCCAATGCCGTTGTAAGTACAACACGTATTCCACCTTCAAGTGCCTGTGACAACAAGCTGGTTGGCGTTCTTGCTACCAAATCTGTTGCTAAGCAACGGCGTCACGCCGACCACAAGACAACCCAGATGCTGAtgtttatcactatcatcttCTTCATTTGTTGGCTCCCGTCTGTGGCACTTCGGATGATCCCTCCGGAACCTAAGCAACTTTTCGCCAAGCGTGTGCCCCACGCCCTGACCGCAATCAACGTCTTGGTGCAGCTGAAACACTGCAATCACTTCATTAACGTGTTCGTTTACCTGATCGTCAACCGAAAGTTCCGTCAAGGATGTGTCGAATATCTTCGATGTGGACAATAA